In Streptomyces sp. NBC_01408, one DNA window encodes the following:
- a CDS encoding TetR/AcrR family transcriptional regulator, with protein MDPVPPAHPMRRTPIQQRSADRLARILDACAELLDETGYENLSTRAVALRAGVPIGSVYRFFGNKRAMAVALAHRNLDRYADGIAGRLAGLPAADWRPVVDAVLDEYLAMKRSVPGFALVDFGVPAPPPEGPAADPNHLVAGRLTGLLCGHLGLTPDATLERAVLVAVEATDALIQLAFRSDPAGDPGIVAETRAMMQAYLARVLD; from the coding sequence ATGGACCCCGTGCCCCCCGCCCACCCCATGCGCCGAACGCCCATCCAGCAGCGCAGCGCCGACCGGCTCGCCCGGATCCTCGACGCCTGCGCGGAGCTGCTGGACGAGACCGGGTACGAGAACCTCAGCACCCGTGCCGTCGCCCTGCGCGCCGGTGTGCCGATCGGCTCCGTCTACCGGTTCTTCGGCAACAAGCGGGCCATGGCCGTCGCCCTGGCCCACCGGAACCTCGACCGCTACGCCGACGGCATCGCGGGCCGGCTCGCCGGCCTCCCGGCCGCCGACTGGCGGCCCGTCGTGGACGCGGTGCTGGACGAGTACCTGGCCATGAAGCGCAGCGTCCCCGGTTTCGCGCTCGTCGACTTCGGGGTGCCCGCGCCGCCTCCCGAAGGCCCCGCGGCCGACCCCAACCACCTGGTCGCCGGCCGCCTCACCGGGCTGCTGTGCGGGCACCTCGGCCTCACGCCGGACGCCACCCTGGAACGCGCCGTCCTGGTGGCGGTCGAGGCCACGGACGCGCTGATCCAGCTGGCCTTCCGGTCCGATCCGGCCGGGGATCCCGGCATCGTCGCCGAGACCCGCGCCATGATGCAGGCCTACCTCGCGCGCGTCCTGGACTGA
- a CDS encoding molybdopterin oxidoreductase family protein — MPRTALRICPLCEATCGLTLTIEGTAVTGARGDREDVFSRGFICPKGAAFGAVDADPDRLRTPLVRRDGRLQEATWEEAYEAIAAAVPALVGEYGAQSVGVVLGNPNVHTMAGALYPPLLLKALGTRNLFTASTLDQMPKHVSSGLLFGDPFAIPVPDLDRTDFLLLLGANPLESNGSLCTAPDFPGRLKALRARGGTLVVVDPRRTRTARLADRHLAPRPGSDALLLAALAHTLLAEGLAAPGVLEEQSEGLGELAAALGSFTPEAVAPACDLPADEIRALARELAAAPTAAVYGRIGSCTVEFGTLASWLVDVLNVLTGNLDRPGGVLFPLSATGPRPRPAGPGKGFALGRWHSRVSGHPEAKSELPTTALAEEIETPGEGRIRALIAIAANPVLSAPDGRRLDAALAGLDFMVSIDPYLNETSRHAHVVLPPPPPSRSAHFDFAFNAFAVRNQARYTRPAVPLEAGLPDECEIHARLVLAVSGMHGTAGPAAVDELAVQATLAKETTDPHSPLHGRDPAHLAGLLTGESGPERRLDLMLRLGPYGDQFGLADAGTHANPAPNPALNPDPAPDAAPDAGTDAAAAGADDAHVDASAGFAAELSLERLLAHPHGIDLGPLRPRLPGVLRTRSGRIELLPDPIAAELPRLRAALADRPAALVLVGRRHLRSNNSWLHNVPALVGGSNRCTLQVHPEDAGRLGLADGGRARVTADGGSLDVPVEVTDAVRAGVVSLPHGWGHDRAGSRLSVASAQPGANVNQLLDGTRLDPLSGTAVLNGFPVELAPLP; from the coding sequence ATGCCCCGCACCGCCCTGCGCATCTGCCCCCTCTGCGAGGCCACCTGCGGTCTCACGCTCACCATCGAAGGCACCGCCGTGACCGGCGCCCGCGGCGACCGCGAGGACGTCTTCAGCCGCGGCTTCATCTGCCCCAAGGGCGCCGCTTTCGGAGCGGTCGACGCCGATCCCGACCGGCTGCGGACGCCGCTCGTCCGCCGGGACGGCCGACTCCAGGAGGCCACCTGGGAGGAGGCGTACGAGGCCATCGCCGCCGCCGTTCCCGCCCTCGTGGGGGAGTACGGCGCCCAGTCGGTCGGCGTCGTCCTCGGGAACCCGAACGTCCACACCATGGCCGGGGCCCTCTACCCGCCGCTGCTCCTCAAGGCCCTCGGCACCCGCAACCTCTTCACCGCCAGCACGCTCGACCAGATGCCCAAGCACGTGTCCAGCGGGCTGCTCTTCGGCGACCCCTTCGCCATCCCGGTACCCGACCTGGACCGCACGGACTTCCTGCTCCTCCTCGGGGCCAACCCGTTGGAGTCCAACGGCTCCTTGTGCACCGCCCCCGACTTCCCCGGCCGGCTCAAGGCCCTGCGCGCCCGCGGCGGCACCCTGGTCGTCGTGGACCCGCGCCGCACCCGCACCGCCCGGCTCGCCGACCGCCACCTCGCCCCGCGCCCCGGGAGCGACGCCCTGCTCCTCGCCGCCCTCGCGCACACCCTGCTCGCGGAGGGCCTTGCCGCCCCCGGAGTACTGGAGGAACAGAGTGAAGGACTCGGGGAACTCGCCGCCGCCCTCGGGAGTTTCACTCCTGAGGCCGTAGCCCCCGCCTGCGACCTTCCGGCCGATGAGATCCGCGCCCTCGCCCGCGAGCTCGCGGCCGCGCCCACCGCCGCCGTCTACGGGCGGATCGGCAGCTGCACGGTCGAGTTCGGCACGCTCGCCAGCTGGCTGGTCGACGTACTGAACGTCCTCACCGGCAACCTCGACCGACCCGGCGGAGTGCTCTTCCCGCTCTCGGCGACCGGTCCCCGGCCACGCCCGGCCGGGCCCGGTAAGGGGTTCGCCCTCGGGCGCTGGCACAGCCGGGTCAGCGGCCACCCCGAGGCCAAGAGCGAGCTGCCCACCACCGCCCTGGCCGAGGAGATCGAGACCCCGGGTGAGGGGCGGATCCGCGCCCTGATCGCCATCGCCGCGAACCCCGTGCTGTCCGCCCCCGACGGCCGGCGCCTCGACGCGGCCCTGGCCGGGCTCGATTTCATGGTCAGCATCGATCCGTACCTGAACGAGACCTCGCGCCACGCCCACGTCGTGCTGCCCCCGCCGCCGCCCTCGCGGAGCGCGCACTTCGACTTCGCCTTCAACGCCTTCGCCGTCCGCAACCAGGCGCGCTACACCCGCCCCGCCGTCCCGCTCGAAGCGGGTCTGCCCGACGAGTGCGAGATCCACGCGCGCCTCGTCCTCGCCGTCTCCGGCATGCACGGTACGGCCGGCCCGGCCGCCGTCGACGAACTGGCTGTCCAGGCCACGCTCGCCAAGGAGACGACCGACCCGCACTCCCCGCTGCACGGCCGGGATCCGGCGCACCTCGCCGGCCTGTTGACCGGCGAGAGCGGCCCCGAGCGCCGGCTCGACCTGATGCTCCGACTCGGGCCGTACGGAGACCAGTTCGGCCTCGCCGACGCCGGTACGCATGCCAACCCCGCCCCCAACCCCGCCCTCAACCCAGACCCTGCCCCCGATGCGGCCCCCGACGCCGGTACGGATGCTGCTGCGGCCGGTGCTGACGACGCCCACGTCGATGCCAGCGCCGGTTTCGCGGCCGAGCTCAGCCTGGAGCGGCTGCTGGCGCACCCGCACGGCATCGACCTGGGCCCGCTGCGGCCCCGGCTCCCGGGCGTGCTGAGGACCCGCAGCGGCAGGATCGAGCTGCTCCCGGACCCGATCGCGGCCGAGCTCCCCAGGCTGCGCGCGGCGCTCGCCGACCGCCCCGCCGCCCTGGTGCTCGTGGGCCGCCGCCATCTGCGGTCCAACAACAGCTGGTTGCACAACGTGCCGGCCCTCGTCGGAGGTTCCAACCGGTGCACCCTCCAGGTCCACCCGGAGGACGCGGGCCGTCTGGGCCTCGCCGACGGGGGCCGCGCCCGTGTCACCGCGGACGGCGGCAGTCTGGACGTTCCCGTAGAGGTCACCGATGCCGTCCGCGCGGGCGTGGTGAGCCTCCCGCACGGGTGGGGCCACGACCGCGCCGGATCCCGGCTCTCCGTGGCCTCGGCGCAGCCCGGCGCGAACGTCAACCAGCTGCTGGACGGCACCCGGCTCGACCCGCTGTCCGGCACCGCGGTGCTCAACGGATTCCCCGTCGAACTGGCACCACTGCCCTGA